Sequence from the [Bacteroides] pectinophilus genome:
GTGGATGGAAAGGAAATATTTCTTTTCTACGAAGATAACAACATGTGGTTTATGGAAAGAGCCGGAGCCTGATGTGCTTATGTGCTGACAACAAAAGCACATAATATATCAGTTAGCTTATAGATCAGCATCGCTGGGGAATGGAATACCATTCATCGGAACTCCCGGCACAAGGCTTGCAAAGGTGATTTCCCTTTCCTTTACGAGTACAAAGTTGTAGGTAATGATGATTTTGTATGAATAAGGAGCGAACTGAATTGAACAAAGAGTTAAAGATTATAGAGATTAGATGTAAGAAGTGTAACAAGCTGATGATGAATTATTATCTGAGTGGAGATGATTCTATGATTGCATTACAGAATATTGGAATTAAGTGTGACAGGTGCAAGCGAGTCATGATACTCAAGAAATATACAGAAGGCATAATGAAAGAACAGTCAGAAAGCAGTTCTTTCAGAATATAACATAGAAACAAAAAAATTGAATTACAGCCCACCTGATAAGGGCACATCGTAAGATGGAAGCACCAGAGACGCAGGGGAAACGAACAGTATCTAGGATACTGGTTTCCTCGTGCGTCTTTTTTGTATGTGTAAATTAGGTGGATGCAGATTTCCTTCTTGTTCGTTTCCAGGGGCGGCAAGGAGGAATATATGTACTACGATATTAAAGAAAGCGGAAAGAGATTATCAGAGTTAAGAAAAATGAAGGGATTAACACAACAGCAGGTTGCAGATGAGCTTGGAATAGATGTAGATACTGTGCGAAAGAACGAACAGGGAAGAAGAGGATTATCCATAGATACCGCCAGCATGTATGCTGAATATTATCATTCAACAATTGACTATATAACACATGGTAAAGAAAGCAGTAATGATGAAGTTACTGCAATGTTAGCAGAATATCCGGAAGAGGTTAGAAACAAGGCAGCTAAATTATTAAAGAACATTCTTGATACATTAGCAGAATAAAATTAGGACTCAGAGTACCAGCGACTGGGCGGATTGAGCCCACGACTGGCAGCTTGTACTAAGGTAAGATAAACATGTGCTAAGGAACAGCACACCACGAGAGTGGAGGCGCCAATACTCTCCAATACAAATCAGAATGTAAAGGAGATTAATTAGATGAATAAGTATAACGGAACATATATGTATGAAGGACTTTTATTTATTAAGTCCATGATGAGCTTTAACAATGTAATGAAGCAGGCTGTAGAAGATCAGGCATATGCATTTAAGGTTGGAATTGAGTGTAATGATGTTGCTGTGGATGATGGTGTTTCAACATCTGTTGACAGAGAGCAGATGCGTAATCTGATTGAAAAGTTAGAGACTGGGAAATACGCTGTGCTGGTTGTAGAAGATATATATGACATTACTCGTAATCCAGAGGATTTGATGGCGATGATGGACAGAATCAACAATCTGGTTGTCACAATTTTTGATCTTGGCACGATGAGTGCGAGGTATAACAACCATGCAGTTGAGTGTTAGGACAGTCAGGAAGTATTCCTATATCGTCTATCCTTCAGAAGTTGTGGTATATGATGACTGTGGCAACGCAGTTGTCAAATGCCCGACTGAACAGGAAGCAAAGGAATATATAAGGAATCTGGAAAGTGAGGCAAAGGATGATGACATATGATATTTATGCAGTTGGCGATGCGTTAAGAACTATAAGAAATAAGCTGGGATATACCCAGAATAATATGGCTGAGAGGCTTGATGTCAGTTATATTCACTATTCTCAGATAGAGCAGGGAAGACATCGTATGAGTTTGGAACTTATGATGAAAATTGTATCTGAATTTGGCATTGAACCAAATACGTTGCTTGGGATTGATAATAGCAAGAAAGAAGATGCGGTTTGTGAAATAGAAAACAGAATAAAAATGTTTAAGCCTAAAGAACAGGAGTACTTAACATCTGCTTGCTTGATTTTTATAGATGGCTATGAAGCCAGAAAGGAAGTGGTTTAGGATGAGAAGAGCAGGAAGAAAGAAAAAGCCACTTGTAGTACAGCCAATTAAATGTGTAGTGATGCTTTCTTCTGATGAGGAACATGATTGTATTGTTGCAGAGAAAAAGGAGAATAAGCAGCTTAATAGAATAATGGAGTTTGCGGATAATAATAATCTGATTCCAATGAAAATATTTCGGAGAGGAATATTCGGAAGACGATTGAGTGATGAAGTTTTTTATAAGGCAGTAAGGTACATGAGGGCAGGTAAGGCGGATGCTCTTGTTGTGACAAATCTTGATGCTATATCAGATGGAGTTGCAGATTCATATTTAAAGGTTGGTATAGTCAGAGAGGCAGGATTTAGATTATTCAGTGTTGATGAAAAAGAACCTAAATTATATTTATATGAACCTCCAAAGCGAGGTGATATACAGTGAAAATAATGAGAAATACGATTATCTGGGCGGAGTTGAAGAGTGGAATTAAGCATATACAAGCAGGGCAAAGACCTTGTATTGTTGTAAGTTGTGATAAGGCAAATAGAAACGCACCAGTATATACAGTTATCCCAGGGACAACTAATTTGGGGAAAAATCATATTCCGGTCCATTTTGAGATTGATCCTAGAGATATAAAGGGATATCTGAAATGTACAACAATGTTTCTGCCTGAGCAGATAATAACAATAGATAAGAGTCAGATAATACAGACTGCTGGAATCATCACGAATACAGAGGCAATAAAGTTGATTGATGAGATGCTGATACGGCAATTACAGATTGGAGAGTATGATGGAAGATGAATTGGAAATGGAATCAGTTACATCAAGTCAAGATATTCCAGTTTGGAAAAGGTATTTACTTACGATACCAGAAGCATCTCAATATTATCATATTGGAGAAAAGAGATTAAGACAGATGATTGATATTTATCCAAATGGAGAATTTTATCTGATGGTGGGAAATAAGGTTCTGATTAAAAAGTTGCAATTTGAGCAGTTTCTTATGGATTCGAGCGTAATTTAAAATATTAGTAGAAAAGGGGGCACAAATGTGGTACAATAACCATGCTAGGGCTCTCTTTTTTGAAAGGAGACATATAGATGAGTGAAAAAAGACGAGATAATCGTAATAGAATTCTTCACGAAGGAGAGTACCAACGAGCAGATGGAAGATATCGTTTCAGATGTGTTGACAGTCATGGAAATGAAATCAACATATATAGTTGGCGTTTAGACCATAATGATCCTATACCGAAGGGAAAAAAGATGGAGCTTTCTCTTAGAGAAAAGGAAAAACAGATTGAACAGGATATGTTCAACGAACTTGTTCCGAAGGGTGGAGGACTTACTGTATTAGAGTTAGTAGAAAAGTATGTGGGTCTTAAAATAGGTGTCAGACAGAGTACTTATGCCGGGTATAAGACGGTAATAAATCTGCTGAAAAAAGATGATTTTGGTAAGAAGAGAATTGATAAGGTTAAATTATCAGATGCGAAAGCATGGCTGATTAA
This genomic interval carries:
- a CDS encoding helix-turn-helix domain-containing protein; the encoded protein is MYYDIKESGKRLSELRKMKGLTQQQVADELGIDVDTVRKNEQGRRGLSIDTASMYAEYYHSTIDYITHGKESSNDEVTAMLAEYPEEVRNKAAKLLKNILDTLAE
- a CDS encoding recombinase family protein; translation: MNKYNGTYMYEGLLFIKSMMSFNNVMKQAVEDQAYAFKVGIECNDVAVDDGVSTSVDREQMRNLIEKLETGKYAVLVVEDIYDITRNPEDLMAMMDRINNLVVTIFDLGTMSARYNNHAVEC
- a CDS encoding helix-turn-helix domain-containing protein → MMTYDIYAVGDALRTIRNKLGYTQNNMAERLDVSYIHYSQIEQGRHRMSLELMMKIVSEFGIEPNTLLGIDNSKKEDAVCEIENRIKMFKPKEQEYLTSACLIFIDGYEARKEVV
- a CDS encoding recombinase family protein: MRRAGRKKKPLVVQPIKCVVMLSSDEEHDCIVAEKKENKQLNRIMEFADNNNLIPMKIFRRGIFGRRLSDEVFYKAVRYMRAGKADALVVTNLDAISDGVADSYLKVGIVREAGFRLFSVDEKEPKLYLYEPPKRGDIQ
- a CDS encoding type II toxin-antitoxin system PemK/MazF family toxin; amino-acid sequence: MRNTIIWAELKSGIKHIQAGQRPCIVVSCDKANRNAPVYTVIPGTTNLGKNHIPVHFEIDPRDIKGYLKCTTMFLPEQIITIDKSQIIQTAGIITNTEAIKLIDEMLIRQLQIGEYDGR
- a CDS encoding excisionase; translation: MMEDELEMESVTSSQDIPVWKRYLLTIPEASQYYHIGEKRLRQMIDIYPNGEFYLMVGNKVLIKKLQFEQFLMDSSVI